Within Salmo trutta chromosome 30, fSalTru1.1, whole genome shotgun sequence, the genomic segment CATCTCTTGGGCGTATCATATTGTGGGCACATTGCTCTACCCAGGCGTTGCTgatgcatgccagatcttacaacacctggataggtattttatgtATCAGCTacccacatcatatgttatagcaatctggtgcccgacgggacagtcgatgacgtggcacgcaaccattggttgagcAGGGGAACGCAACCTTTATCTTAACTTAGCATCTCCCGTCTCTCCTCCAATGacatctcatcttcctcctctctgccccGCCCCCGCCCTCTTCCAAATCCAATCCCTTCTGCTGCCCTTGCGACCGGGTCCTCGAGTTCCTCCTCTGAGCTGCAAGCACTGCGTTGGGCGCCCCGGGAGAAGATCCTGCGGCGTGATTGGGCGCTGAGGTCCAGCAGGTCAAAAGAATCggaggagaggaggctgtccTCACTCACCATGCTGGGGGGTCTGCTGCCCCCGGAGGCCTGATGGAGCTGGTGCAGGGCCTCAGGGAAATGGGCCAGAGCTGAGGATAAGGAGGGATGAAGGGCATCAGGGAGGTCCAGGCTGCGTGAGAACTTGCCGTTGCGCTTTAGAATGCCTTTCCTCCTTCTCACTGCTTCCGTCCGCATCGTTGGACTGTCCTCTGAGCTGGGGGAGCGGGAGTGGGGCTTGTAAGAGCAGCACATATCTCCATCAACCCCTCTACCTCCTACTCCTGTGCCCGCTCCAGACATCCCTCTCTCTGGGGATGAGCAGTACCCTGACTCACAACCGTACAGGTTCTTTAGGATCCCCTTTTTGGGCATCTTGGAGGAGGAATGGGTGAACATAGAGGGGGCAGGCAGGCTTGTGGACAGACCAtcactgtgtgagtgagtgtgtgtgtgaactctgtggGATTGGGGAGGCAGGTTGCAGGGCTGGGAGGAGGAGTTCTCCCCCATCACCCTAGGAGGGGGCAGGAAGGCTGAATCAAAGCTCCGCTGGGGTTTCAGAATCCCCTTTGGTTTCTTCCTCTCGACCTGGCCTATGGAGGAAGAGGAAATGGAGGTggcagtggtggtggtgttgatggcAGTTGTAGTACAAACTGGACTACATACTCCCAGTGCATTCTGGGGGATAGCG encodes:
- the LOC115168909 gene encoding NUAK family SNF1-like kinase 1, with translation MCHTPCQVAHELADFGLSNHFKKGNLLQTYCGSPLYASPEIVKGLPYHGPEVDCWAMGVLLYALVYGSMPFDGASYRALTEQISQGRYRRPNPPSDACALIDWLLTVRVEERATVEDIANHWWVNWGYEDSVCDCPSSPHQDCPSPLLARYIDWQNRVATATSCPSSDPSAHPHPFYFSFPLKGDRGGGGRSRGERSSIRKSRKENAIPQNALGVCSPVCTTTAINTTTTATSISSSSIGQVERKKPKGILKPQRSFDSAFLPPPRVMGENSSSQPCNLPPQSHRVHTHTHSHSDGLSTSLPAPSMFTHSSSKMPKKGILKNLYGCESGYCSSPERGMSGAGTGVGGRGVDGDMCCSYKPHSRSPSSEDSPTMRTEAVRRRKGILKRNGKFSRSLDLPDALHPSLSSALAHFPEALHQLHQASGGSRPPSMVSEDSLLSSDSFDLLDLSAQSRRRIFSRGAQRSACSSEEELEDPVARAAEGIGFGRGRGRGREEEDEMSLEERREMLS